In a genomic window of Arachnia rubra:
- a CDS encoding peptidoglycan DD-metalloendopeptidase family protein, with product MRKALLSLTLLLLGLSPAVANADPGLVLSPPVPGALLRPFDGGTSLYSAGHRGVDLAADEGAEVRAAAVGKVYFAGQVAGRPSVSVDHGNGLRTTYTPVAGSVSEGAEVQAGQVIGHLAGPPHCDPRYCLHWGLTDGTNYYDPMLYLRTPPIRLLPHGTTPSPVTWLPPAQLPGPVPAPGSLPVAGPVTSPFGMRVHPVTGVLKLHDGTDIGAACGTPIHLPWAGTVVSAGYDGGYGYRVVVEHSGIRTGYAHLPGIEVAVGQSMDAGALVGHVGSTGYSTGCHLHWMAWKAGEVIDPLTLVR from the coding sequence ATGAGGAAGGCACTGCTCTCACTGACCTTGCTGCTGCTGGGGTTGTCACCGGCTGTAGCAAACGCAGATCCTGGCCTGGTTCTCTCGCCCCCGGTACCGGGCGCGCTGCTGCGTCCCTTCGACGGAGGCACGTCCCTCTACTCGGCTGGTCACCGAGGAGTTGACCTGGCTGCCGATGAGGGCGCGGAGGTGCGCGCCGCTGCCGTCGGGAAGGTCTATTTCGCCGGCCAGGTCGCGGGCAGGCCTTCTGTGTCTGTAGACCACGGGAATGGACTACGCACCACTTATACCCCTGTGGCCGGCTCAGTGTCCGAGGGAGCTGAGGTGCAGGCGGGCCAGGTGATCGGGCACCTGGCAGGACCGCCACACTGCGATCCGCGGTACTGCCTGCACTGGGGCCTGACGGATGGCACAAATTACTACGATCCGATGCTCTACCTGAGGACTCCCCCTATCCGGCTGCTGCCACACGGCACGACTCCCTCCCCCGTCACGTGGCTTCCACCGGCGCAGCTCCCCGGACCGGTTCCGGCTCCCGGGTCGCTACCGGTCGCGGGGCCCGTCACCAGCCCTTTCGGGATGCGGGTGCATCCGGTCACAGGCGTTCTGAAGCTCCACGATGGCACAGACATCGGAGCAGCATGCGGCACCCCGATCCACCTGCCCTGGGCTGGGACGGTGGTCTCCGCAGGATATGACGGCGGCTACGGGTACCGGGTGGTCGTCGAGCACTCAGGAATACGCACCGGCTACGCCCACCTTCCAGGAATCGAGGTTGCGGTGGGGCAGAGCATGGACGCCGGGGCACTGGTCGGGCATGTCGGCAGCACAGGCTACTCCACCGGATGTCACCTGCATTGGATGGCCTGGAAAGCAGGGGAGGTCATCGACCCTCTCACCCTGGTCCGGTGA
- a CDS encoding ExeM/NucH family extracellular endonuclease, with protein sequence MRIRTRLLAMASALVFFPALIGASTHRTWAAPSRNDPSPLPVGQVQGTGEDSPYTGRTVTVEGVVTGDFQGPDQFRGVFIQDAGDGDEATSDGIFVYDKSANDLNVGDRVRVRGKVSEHKNQTQITPSSVTKLESGITIAPTELSLPVTNWERYEGMLLRFPQALTILDAHNFDRYGELTYGLDRQWVPTSIVDPGQPANDLLASNNTDRLLVDDGRSSQNPSPAIHPDGKPMAQDNYFRSGDQVTNLTGILSYDFESYRLQPTTGADHSATNPRPAAPERQGNLRIASFNVLNYFTTLTSENSHARGADTPEEFQRQQAKIVSALTALDADVFGLMEIENNGTAVEDLVAALNAKAGEGTYAAVKTGKVGGDAIFQAFIYKPATVELAGSFTTLSFGNTGNRPSLVQTFRHRESGELVTVSVNHLKSKGSACKGDPDRSDGQGNCNTTRTAAAEKLVSWLGTDPAGQGASRTVIIGDLNSYDHEDPVTALVAGGYADMEKKFSGEQAYSYVFDGMAGYLDHALANPAAQESIIDARAWHINADEADILDYDMTYKKAAEQDLYSPDPYRSSDHDPVVVSLQLGDAQPSQSPTAPPSSPAAIAPAERTVHPGLPRTSG encoded by the coding sequence ATGAGAATCCGGACCCGCTTGCTGGCCATGGCCTCGGCCCTGGTCTTCTTCCCCGCACTCATCGGAGCCTCTACCCACCGCACCTGGGCGGCACCTTCGCGCAACGACCCATCCCCGCTGCCGGTCGGGCAGGTGCAAGGAACCGGCGAGGACAGCCCCTATACGGGACGAACAGTCACGGTGGAAGGCGTGGTCACCGGCGATTTCCAAGGGCCTGACCAGTTCCGTGGCGTTTTCATCCAGGATGCGGGCGACGGGGATGAGGCCACCAGCGACGGAATCTTCGTCTATGACAAGTCAGCCAATGATCTAAACGTCGGCGACCGGGTGCGGGTCAGGGGAAAGGTCAGTGAGCACAAGAACCAGACCCAGATCACACCCAGCTCGGTCACGAAACTGGAAAGCGGCATCACGATCGCTCCCACGGAGTTGAGCCTGCCCGTCACCAACTGGGAACGTTACGAGGGGATGCTACTCAGGTTCCCCCAGGCTCTCACCATCCTCGATGCCCACAATTTCGACCGCTATGGCGAACTCACGTACGGCCTGGACCGCCAATGGGTCCCCACCAGTATCGTGGACCCCGGCCAGCCCGCCAATGACTTGCTGGCCAGCAACAATACGGACCGCCTGCTGGTGGACGACGGGCGCAGCTCCCAGAATCCCTCACCAGCCATCCATCCAGACGGGAAACCGATGGCGCAGGACAACTACTTCCGCAGCGGCGACCAGGTCACAAACCTGACAGGCATCCTGAGCTACGACTTCGAGTCCTACCGGCTGCAGCCAACCACAGGCGCAGACCACAGCGCCACCAACCCCCGCCCTGCCGCCCCGGAACGGCAGGGAAACCTGCGCATAGCGTCATTCAACGTGCTGAATTACTTCACCACTTTGACCTCAGAGAACTCCCATGCCCGTGGAGCTGACACCCCAGAGGAGTTCCAAAGGCAACAGGCGAAGATTGTCTCAGCCCTGACGGCGCTTGACGCAGACGTCTTCGGGTTGATGGAGATCGAGAACAACGGCACCGCCGTCGAAGATCTGGTAGCCGCTCTGAATGCCAAGGCTGGAGAGGGCACCTACGCCGCGGTGAAGACGGGGAAGGTCGGTGGCGATGCCATCTTCCAGGCATTCATCTACAAACCGGCGACCGTTGAACTGGCAGGTTCGTTCACAACATTGAGCTTCGGCAATACCGGCAACAGACCCTCCCTGGTACAGACGTTCCGCCACCGGGAGTCCGGTGAGTTGGTCACCGTGTCGGTGAACCACCTCAAGTCGAAGGGTTCAGCCTGTAAGGGTGACCCGGACCGGAGCGATGGCCAGGGCAACTGCAATACCACTCGCACAGCAGCTGCGGAGAAACTCGTCTCCTGGCTGGGCACCGACCCGGCAGGCCAGGGTGCGTCTCGCACCGTCATCATCGGTGATCTCAACTCCTATGATCATGAGGATCCGGTGACGGCGCTCGTCGCTGGGGGCTACGCCGACATGGAAAAGAAATTCAGCGGGGAACAGGCGTATTCGTATGTCTTCGACGGCATGGCCGGTTATCTGGACCATGCGCTGGCGAACCCGGCCGCGCAGGAGAGCATCATCGATGCCCGGGCCTGGCACATCAACGCCGACGAGGCAGACATCCTCGACTACGACATGACCTACAAGAAGGCGGCGGAACAGGACCTCTACAGTCCTGACCCCTACCGCTCCTCCGATCACGACCCGGTGGTGGTGAGCCTCCAGCTGGGTGACGCCCAGCCCAGCCAATCCCCCACGGCGCCCCCATCCTCGCCGGCGGCCATAGCGCCAGCTGAAAGGACTGTCCACCCTGGCCTACCGAGGACCAGCGGCTAG
- a CDS encoding TrmH family RNA methyltransferase, with amino-acid sequence MRFDIASIDDARLGDYVSLRDSQLRRRVEGERGIFIAEGDKIIRRAAEAGCRPRSFLLASKWLPGLADVLAAWPEVPCLVADDQLIEAVSGFHVHRGALASFERPDETPWEGILASRRVLVCQELVDHANVGSIMRVAAALGWDAVVISPGGADPLYRRAIKASMGTCFQVGWRRMTDPVADLDRLRAAGFDLAAATIGLEATTLTEYQAPERLALLLGSEGHGLSADWLAVADTRVRIEMATGIDSLNVATAAAIFAHWLR; translated from the coding sequence ATGCGTTTTGATATCGCCTCCATTGATGATGCCCGTCTCGGGGACTATGTCTCATTGCGTGACTCGCAGCTTCGCCGACGGGTGGAGGGTGAGCGGGGAATCTTCATCGCGGAGGGCGACAAGATCATCCGGCGGGCTGCCGAGGCTGGGTGCCGGCCGCGGTCCTTCTTGCTTGCCTCGAAGTGGCTGCCGGGCCTGGCTGATGTGCTTGCCGCCTGGCCTGAGGTGCCGTGCCTGGTGGCCGATGACCAGTTGATAGAGGCGGTGAGCGGATTCCACGTGCATCGAGGGGCCCTCGCCAGTTTCGAGCGGCCCGACGAGACGCCCTGGGAGGGGATCCTCGCTTCCCGCCGCGTCCTGGTGTGCCAGGAACTTGTTGATCACGCCAATGTGGGATCCATCATGCGTGTCGCTGCTGCCCTCGGATGGGATGCTGTCGTGATCTCCCCGGGAGGCGCCGATCCCCTTTACCGGCGGGCCATCAAAGCGTCCATGGGAACCTGTTTCCAGGTGGGCTGGCGGCGGATGACCGATCCAGTGGCCGACTTGGACCGGCTCCGCGCCGCCGGATTCGATCTGGCGGCCGCCACCATCGGGCTGGAAGCCACGACGCTGACCGAATACCAGGCACCGGAGCGTCTCGCGCTGCTGCTCGGATCCGAGGGACATGGTCTGAGCGCAGATTGGCTGGCCGTCGCAGACACACGCGTCAGGATTGAAATGGCGACGGGGATCGACTCACTGAACGTGGCGACGGCTGCCGCCATCTTTGCCCACTGGCTCCGGTGA
- a CDS encoding bile acid:sodium symporter family protein, with amino-acid sequence MWPRLRDPFLLYILLAALGGFSLPTSGAATTVLSWCTKTAIFLLFLGYGTRLSAAETYAGLRHWQLHLTILTCTFLVFPLVGLGLLHLPWYSPGLALGLAFLTLVPSTVQSSITFTSIAGGNVAGAIVSATASNLLGVLLTPLLVMLTLPAAGAVPVGWGAFGAVMVQLLLPFVLGQLSRHWTAEFMVRNKSRLRWLDQGVICLVVYGAFAELRSNGIETTSTELLIMLALCLLVLIFMLVFTWRLARLLRFSRADEIAIVFCGTKKSLATGVPMATVLFAGQGVGLIVFPLMVFHTLQLIACTLIAQRYASGHDADSRTGL; translated from the coding sequence GTGTGGCCAAGGCTGAGGGACCCATTCCTGCTCTACATCCTCTTGGCAGCTCTGGGCGGGTTTAGCCTGCCCACCTCTGGTGCCGCCACGACAGTCCTCAGCTGGTGCACGAAGACAGCCATCTTCCTGCTATTCCTCGGTTACGGAACCCGTCTCTCAGCTGCCGAGACCTACGCCGGGCTGAGGCATTGGCAATTGCACCTGACAATCCTCACCTGCACCTTCCTGGTTTTCCCACTGGTGGGGCTGGGACTGCTGCATCTGCCCTGGTACTCCCCTGGCCTGGCACTCGGCCTGGCCTTTCTGACGTTGGTGCCGTCGACTGTGCAGTCATCGATCACATTCACCTCGATCGCGGGTGGGAATGTGGCGGGGGCAATCGTCTCAGCCACCGCCTCGAATCTGCTGGGTGTGCTGTTGACACCGCTCCTGGTGATGTTGACGCTGCCTGCCGCTGGCGCGGTCCCAGTCGGATGGGGCGCCTTCGGCGCAGTCATGGTCCAGTTGCTGCTCCCATTCGTCCTGGGACAGCTATCACGTCACTGGACGGCGGAGTTCATGGTCCGGAACAAGAGCAGACTGAGATGGCTGGATCAGGGCGTGATCTGCCTGGTGGTCTACGGCGCCTTCGCGGAACTCAGGAGCAACGGCATAGAGACGACCAGCACAGAACTGCTGATCATGCTTGCCCTATGTCTTCTCGTCCTAATCTTCATGCTGGTCTTCACCTGGCGGCTTGCCCGTCTCCTCAGGTTCAGCCGGGCCGACGAGATCGCCATTGTCTTCTGCGGCACGAAGAAGTCCCTCGCAACGGGGGTACCGATGGCAACCGTGCTGTTCGCGGGGCAGGGCGTCGGACTCATCGTGTTCCCGCTCATGGTGTTCCACACCCTTCAGCTCATCGCCTGCACTCTCATCGCGCAGCGCTATGCGTCAGGACATGACGCTGATTCACGGACAGGACTGTGA
- the def gene encoding peptide deformylase produces MSEDLTTGGRVRPITRWGTPVMHETTKPVTEFGDELHDLVRDMFATMRAAEGVGLAATQVGVGVSVFVYECPDANDRIQRGVVCNPAVDLPQGKDRNLDAAEEGCLSWPGGYSSVPRPDKAVCRGQDAEGREIELVGTGLLARCFQHETDHLNGMVFGDRISDRSRRKLDEQVADLAWRYPEDWPVSPKRDSAPLPNQ; encoded by the coding sequence ATGTCCGAGGACCTCACCACTGGCGGCCGTGTCCGCCCCATCACGCGCTGGGGTACCCCCGTGATGCATGAGACCACCAAGCCCGTAACCGAGTTCGGGGATGAACTGCACGACCTGGTACGTGACATGTTCGCCACGATGCGGGCTGCTGAAGGAGTCGGCCTGGCGGCCACGCAGGTGGGGGTTGGGGTCTCCGTCTTCGTCTACGAATGCCCCGACGCCAATGACCGGATCCAGCGGGGAGTGGTCTGCAATCCTGCGGTGGATCTGCCGCAAGGCAAAGACCGCAACCTCGATGCCGCCGAAGAGGGCTGTCTCTCCTGGCCGGGAGGATATTCCAGCGTTCCCCGCCCGGACAAAGCCGTCTGCCGGGGGCAGGATGCCGAGGGCAGGGAGATCGAACTGGTCGGGACAGGCCTGCTGGCGCGCTGTTTCCAGCACGAGACGGACCATCTCAATGGCATGGTTTTCGGGGATCGCATCTCGGATCGCTCCCGCCGGAAGCTGGATGAGCAGGTAGCCGACCTGGCCTGGCGCTACCCTGAGGACTGGCCGGTATCCCCCAAACGGGATTCAGCCCCGCTTCCCAACCAGTGA
- the pyrH gene encoding UMP kinase gives MDKPYQRVLLKLSGEVFGGGKLGVDPGVISGIAKEIAAVVSKGTQIAVVVGGGNYFRGAELSSSGMARDRADYMGMLGTVMNAIALQDFLEKEGVHTRVQSAINMAQVAEPYIPRRAERHLEKGRLVIFGAGSGMPYFSTDTVAAQRALEIGAEVLLMGKQGVDGVYDSDPQTNPDAKRYEHLTHDEFLAQDLKVADATAIALARDNSLNIVFFNLSERGNIGRVVQGEPIGTLVSR, from the coding sequence ATGGACAAGCCATATCAGCGCGTACTGCTGAAACTGTCGGGAGAGGTTTTCGGCGGGGGAAAGCTGGGGGTTGATCCCGGTGTCATCTCAGGCATCGCGAAGGAGATAGCCGCTGTGGTGTCTAAGGGAACCCAGATAGCTGTAGTGGTGGGTGGGGGGAACTACTTCAGGGGAGCTGAGCTGAGTAGCAGCGGCATGGCGCGGGACCGAGCTGACTACATGGGCATGCTCGGCACCGTGATGAACGCCATCGCACTGCAGGACTTCCTGGAGAAGGAGGGGGTGCACACCCGTGTCCAGTCGGCGATCAACATGGCGCAGGTGGCGGAACCCTACATACCGCGCCGAGCGGAGCGTCATCTTGAAAAGGGACGCCTGGTCATCTTCGGCGCCGGCTCAGGGATGCCGTACTTCTCCACCGACACCGTGGCTGCGCAGCGTGCCCTTGAGATCGGTGCCGAGGTGCTGTTGATGGGCAAACAGGGAGTGGATGGGGTCTACGACTCGGACCCGCAGACCAATCCGGACGCGAAACGCTATGAGCACCTCACCCACGACGAGTTCCTGGCCCAGGACCTCAAGGTCGCCGATGCCACCGCCATTGCGCTGGCTCGCGACAACTCCCTCAACATCGTCTTCTTCAACCTGTCCGAGCGGGGCAACATCGGCCGTGTCGTGCAGGGTGAACCCATCGGGACACTCGTTTCCCGCTGA
- a CDS encoding phosphatidate cytidylyltransferase: MPNQVPGRAASVPKAGRNLPVAIGVGLALLAALAVGLLWAPWFFVLISAAALSLAVVEIHQALLRKDMHAQVRCIVAGTLISVLGAYAMFRWQLGLAPTTFAVICVGGTVLACLVARLLLQGPEGFIRDIAASALIIAYIPLMGIFIPLMMVESHGTRRIIVVVVCVVASDTGAYAVGSLLGRHKMAPRVSPSKTWEGFAGSIVTAAIIGAVAVVWCLGAPWWLGLILGLCIAPAATLGDLVESLIKRDVGIKDMSNFLPGHGGVMDRLDSMLAAVPVGWLVLHLSLGG, from the coding sequence ATGCCTAACCAGGTGCCAGGACGGGCGGCGTCCGTGCCGAAGGCCGGCCGGAACCTCCCGGTGGCCATCGGCGTCGGATTGGCTCTGCTGGCTGCGCTGGCCGTGGGGCTGCTGTGGGCTCCCTGGTTCTTCGTGCTGATCTCGGCCGCCGCACTCAGCCTGGCTGTCGTCGAGATCCACCAGGCTCTGCTGCGCAAAGACATGCATGCCCAGGTCAGGTGCATAGTCGCTGGCACGCTCATCAGCGTCTTGGGTGCGTATGCGATGTTCCGGTGGCAGCTGGGCCTAGCCCCGACAACCTTCGCGGTGATCTGTGTCGGTGGGACGGTGCTGGCCTGCCTGGTTGCGAGGCTGCTACTTCAAGGCCCGGAGGGATTCATCCGCGATATTGCCGCCAGTGCGCTGATCATCGCCTACATCCCGCTGATGGGGATTTTCATCCCCCTGATGATGGTCGAGTCGCACGGCACCCGTCGGATCATCGTGGTGGTGGTGTGCGTGGTGGCTTCCGACACCGGCGCCTATGCCGTCGGCAGTCTGCTGGGCCGGCACAAGATGGCGCCGCGCGTTTCACCCTCCAAAACCTGGGAGGGGTTCGCGGGGTCTATCGTCACGGCGGCGATCATCGGCGCGGTGGCTGTCGTCTGGTGTCTTGGCGCGCCCTGGTGGCTGGGTCTGATCCTGGGGCTGTGCATCGCCCCTGCAGCGACACTGGGAGATCTCGTGGAGTCCCTCATCAAGCGGGATGTGGGGATCAAGGACATGTCGAATTTCCTGCCTGGGCATGGCGGAGTCATGGATCGCCTGGACTCGATGTTGGCGGCTGTGCCTGTAGGCTGGCTCGTCCTGCACCTGAGCCTGGGGGGCTGA
- the frr gene encoding ribosome recycling factor, producing MIADVEKETQDKMQQAVDHAREDLSTIRTGRAHPAMFNRLNADYYGAPTPLQQLATFNSPDPRTMLITPFDRSAIAAIEKTIREADLGVNPSNDGNSIRVVMPQLTEERRKEYIKLAKSKAEDARIAVRNIRRHAIDSLKKLEKSSEISEDELARAEKSMDTTTKKYVEAIDELLKNKEAELSEV from the coding sequence ATGATCGCCGACGTCGAGAAGGAAACCCAGGACAAGATGCAGCAGGCGGTCGACCATGCCCGCGAGGACCTGTCGACCATCCGTACAGGCCGGGCCCATCCCGCCATGTTCAACCGGCTCAATGCGGACTACTACGGGGCTCCGACACCGCTTCAGCAGCTTGCCACATTCAACTCACCCGACCCCCGCACGATGCTGATCACTCCCTTCGACCGGAGCGCCATCGCAGCCATCGAGAAGACGATCCGTGAGGCAGACCTCGGGGTCAACCCGAGTAACGACGGGAACTCGATCCGTGTGGTCATGCCGCAGCTGACCGAGGAACGCCGCAAGGAGTACATCAAACTTGCCAAGTCCAAGGCCGAGGATGCCCGTATCGCCGTGCGCAACATCAGGCGTCACGCTATCGACTCCCTGAAGAAGCTTGAGAAGAGCTCCGAGATCAGTGAGGACGAGCTGGCTCGTGCTGAGAAGAGCATGGACACCACCACGAAGAAGTACGTGGAGGCGATCGACGAGCTACTCAAAAACAAGGAAGCCGAACTCAGCGAGGTCTGA
- the rpsB gene encoding 30S ribosomal protein S2, giving the protein MAVVTTRQLLESGVHFGHQTRRWNPKMKRFIFTERNGIYIIDLQLSLSYIDSAFAFVKSTVARGGQVLFVGTKKQAQEAIAEQATRVGMPYVNQRWLGGMLTNFHTVTKRIQRLKELEGMDLTNSASSGLTKKELLHLEREKNKLSRTLGGIRDMTRTPQAVWVIDTKKEHLAVDEARKLRIPIVGILDTNCDPDEVDYAVPGNDDAIRSVALLTRIIADAVAEGLIQRSSGRSGEEAEAEPMPDWERELLAQGEDAASEKETSASATTESGKTESE; this is encoded by the coding sequence ATGGCCGTCGTGACCACCCGTCAGCTCCTTGAGTCCGGAGTCCACTTCGGGCACCAGACCCGCCGCTGGAATCCGAAGATGAAGCGGTTCATCTTCACCGAGCGCAACGGCATCTACATCATCGACCTCCAGCTGTCGCTCAGCTACATTGACAGCGCCTTCGCCTTCGTCAAGTCCACCGTCGCCCGCGGCGGCCAGGTGCTTTTTGTGGGAACCAAGAAACAAGCGCAGGAAGCCATCGCCGAACAGGCCACCAGGGTCGGCATGCCCTATGTGAACCAGCGCTGGCTCGGTGGCATGCTTACCAACTTTCACACTGTGACCAAGCGGATCCAGCGTCTCAAGGAGCTGGAGGGCATGGACCTGACGAACTCCGCCAGTAGCGGCCTGACCAAGAAGGAGCTGCTGCACCTTGAGCGGGAGAAGAACAAGCTGAGCAGGACTCTTGGCGGTATCCGCGACATGACCCGGACCCCGCAGGCCGTCTGGGTGATCGACACCAAGAAAGAGCACCTCGCGGTTGACGAGGCCCGCAAACTGCGCATCCCCATCGTCGGGATTCTCGACACGAACTGCGACCCCGACGAGGTCGACTACGCGGTTCCAGGCAATGACGACGCCATCCGGTCTGTCGCTCTGCTGACTCGCATCATCGCCGACGCTGTCGCTGAGGGTCTGATCCAGCGTTCCTCCGGCCGCAGCGGAGAAGAAGCCGAGGCTGAGCCTATGCCCGACTGGGAGCGCGAGCTCCTGGCCCAGGGCGAGGACGCAGCCTCCGAGAAGGAGACCTCCGCCTCTGCCACGACCGAGTCCGGCAAGACCGAGTCCGAGTAA
- a CDS encoding tyrosine recombinase XerC, with protein sequence MQGPWAEVVAEYQNHLETERGLSSNTVRAYMTDLASLASSAQVPPGQVTLTHLRSWLAEQADSGAEPATLQRRVSCARGFFAWAHREGLVVSSPAARLRTPRQPRSLPEVPTETQMDGTIGFLASAAVGGDPVALRDVALVELLYASGLRISEACGLGLRDVDFENSTVRVLGKGDKERAVPMGAPARRALRAWLAVRDTVAGPDSPSRVFLGVRGGALDPRVARRVVHAATAVGGVSVGPHALRHAMATHLLSGGADLRSVQEMLGHATVATTQRYTHVTNERLRAAFRQAHPRA encoded by the coding sequence ATGCAAGGGCCTTGGGCAGAGGTGGTTGCCGAGTACCAGAACCACTTGGAGACGGAGCGTGGTCTGTCGTCCAACACAGTCCGTGCCTACATGACGGATCTGGCGAGCCTGGCTTCGTCGGCGCAGGTCCCGCCTGGGCAGGTGACCCTCACCCACTTGCGCTCATGGCTGGCCGAGCAGGCTGATTCCGGGGCGGAGCCAGCGACGCTGCAACGCCGGGTTTCCTGCGCTCGCGGCTTCTTCGCTTGGGCACACCGGGAAGGCCTGGTTGTTTCCAGCCCGGCGGCGCGTCTGCGCACGCCGCGCCAGCCTCGGAGCCTGCCGGAGGTGCCGACCGAGACCCAGATGGACGGCACCATCGGCTTCCTGGCCTCGGCCGCCGTCGGCGGTGATCCTGTCGCGCTGCGTGATGTCGCCCTGGTGGAGCTGCTGTACGCCAGCGGGCTGCGTATCTCGGAAGCCTGTGGGCTGGGACTGCGTGACGTCGACTTTGAGAACTCCACGGTGAGGGTGCTGGGAAAGGGGGACAAGGAGCGTGCTGTGCCCATGGGCGCTCCTGCCCGGCGTGCGCTGAGGGCGTGGCTGGCGGTTCGTGACACGGTGGCGGGTCCAGACAGCCCTTCCCGGGTGTTCCTGGGGGTTCGTGGTGGCGCTCTCGATCCTCGTGTGGCGCGACGTGTAGTCCATGCCGCCACTGCCGTTGGCGGCGTCTCCGTCGGGCCCCATGCCCTGCGGCATGCGATGGCCACTCACCTGCTGAGCGGGGGAGCGGATCTGCGCAGCGTCCAGGAGATGCTGGGACATGCCACCGTGGCCACCACCCAGCGCTACACCCATGTCACCAACGAACGGCTCCGGGCCGCCTTCCGGCAGGCCCACCCACGGGCCTGA
- the tsf gene encoding translation elongation factor Ts, whose amino-acid sequence MAITAADVKKLRDATGAGMMDAKKALTEAEGDHEKAIELLRISGLAKAAKRTDREATNGIVAGRDGVLIQLAAETDFVAKNAEFVGLGDQIVQAVTSSGAKDLEAAKAAPLGTADVQEAVQSLAAKIGENLSLVNVANYDGTTHLYLHRRASDLPPQVGVLVEYEGGDDTLAHQVAMHIAAMSPVYVTRDEIPADVVENERRIAEATAREEGKPEGAIPRIIEGRLGGFYKDVVLLDQLAVWEDKKTVGDVLKAAGAQVKRFARLAVGA is encoded by the coding sequence ATGGCAATCACTGCTGCTGACGTCAAGAAGCTGCGCGACGCCACCGGCGCCGGCATGATGGACGCCAAGAAAGCCCTCACCGAAGCCGAGGGCGACCACGAGAAGGCCATCGAGCTGCTCCGCATCTCTGGTCTGGCCAAAGCCGCCAAGCGCACTGACCGTGAAGCCACCAACGGCATCGTCGCAGGTCGTGATGGAGTTCTCATCCAGCTGGCCGCCGAGACCGATTTCGTGGCCAAGAACGCCGAGTTCGTCGGGCTGGGCGACCAGATTGTCCAGGCCGTCACCTCTTCTGGCGCCAAGGACCTGGAGGCGGCTAAGGCCGCCCCGCTGGGCACCGCGGATGTCCAGGAGGCGGTGCAGTCGCTGGCAGCGAAGATCGGCGAGAACCTGTCGCTGGTGAACGTCGCCAACTATGACGGCACCACCCACCTCTACCTGCACCGCCGTGCCTCCGACCTGCCGCCCCAGGTCGGTGTCCTGGTCGAGTATGAAGGGGGAGACGACACCCTCGCCCACCAGGTCGCGATGCACATCGCCGCGATGAGCCCGGTGTATGTGACCCGGGACGAGATCCCGGCTGACGTGGTTGAGAACGAACGCCGCATCGCTGAGGCTACCGCTCGTGAGGAAGGTAAGCCCGAGGGGGCGATTCCGCGGATCATCGAGGGTCGGCTCGGTGGCTTCTACAAGGACGTCGTGCTGCTGGATCAGCTCGCCGTCTGGGAGGACAAGAAGACTGTCGGCGATGTCCTCAAGGCCGCAGGGGCGCAGGTCAAGCGTTTCGCGCGGCTGGCCGTCGGTGCCTGA